The Hemiscyllium ocellatum isolate sHemOce1 chromosome 19, sHemOce1.pat.X.cur, whole genome shotgun sequence genome has a segment encoding these proteins:
- the si:dkey-42p14.3 gene encoding EF-hand calcium-binding domain-containing protein 10 translates to MASPLEREAAEYLTEHQILELLDNLVSMLLYERPAKPLEFLVQQLEKLKTARDTKKDYPSLFDESNLDAVFGILDPTKQGHVTLRQYREALKTLGIKDFEIDPKGAEDDKITLETFKREAKVGLMNTCATFKTV, encoded by the exons ATGGCGTCCCCTCTGGAGCGGGAGGCGGCCGAGTACCTGACGGAACATCAGATCCTGGAGCTGCTCGACAACCTGGTCAGCATGTTGCTGTACGAGCGGCCAG CAAAGCCATTGGAGTTTTTAGTACAGCAACTGGAAAAACTGAAGACTGCCAGAGACACTAAGAAGGACTATCCTTCCTTGTTTGATGAATCAAATTTAGATGCTGTGTTTGGGATTTTAGATCCTACAAAGCAAGGACACGTAACTTTGAGGCAGTATAGAGAAG CTTTGAAAACCCTAGGAATAAAGGATTTTGAAATAGACCCGAAGGGTGCTGAAGATGATAAAATAACTCTGGAAACATTCAAAAGAGAGGC GAAAGTTGGATTAATGAACACTTGTGCCACATTCAAAACTGTTTAA